The segment AGCCAATATAGTGAAGAATCCCTTGGTCAGCAGCGATAAAAAAGATATCCACCCTCCCGAAATCTGCAGCCAGGGTAAAATAATCATTGGGGCCTTATCAAGCAGCGGATTAAATATCCCAATACCAATTATCAATGGTGACACTAATAACGCCCTCTGCAAAACGGGGACTAATGGGATATCCGCCAAGGTCAACAAAATAACCGGATAAAAAATAAGCGGTAACAACGCGGCAAGCTCGTATTTACCGAAAGACACGGTCACAATCACATAGACCCCTGTAGTCAGCACCTTAATAAGAGGGTGTATATGATGAATAGCTGTTCCCCTTTCCGCCAGCTCGTCAAGCAGCCGAATGTTATATAATGATTTGGTCATGTCCGGCATAACACATCAGATCCCTTCATAAAACTAATGATAGCACTATTTTTCTCCATATTCGAGTTAGAGGTTTTTATTGGTCATCTTTATCTTTTTAATGAAATAGATAACAAAACCCATTAAGCCGGCTAATAATAAAATCATTATACCGCCAAGCAGACCGGGCACCCCCGTTTCGGTCTCCGGTTTTTGGTTTAACTGTCCACTCCCCTGCTTTGCAGTCGTCGCCCCATGTCCATCCTGTTTTTTTACACTGTAGTCCGGAAATATTGCTGTCTTTTCCTGTATAGCTGCCAACACTTGATAAATTCCACCCTGAGCTTCAAATCCTTCTTTTCCTGAAGCTTTGAAAATGGACCACTCCAACCCGTCAGGATGGGTAGAGGCAAAGCCCGATAAGATGCCCGCGGTTATTAGGGTAATGACCGCAATGATTAAGATTACTTTCTTAATTGAAACAACGCCTAGTTTTTTTCCCGCCGCGGCTTTTTCAATGATTTCAGGGCGTTCTCTCCATATATAGCTGACCACGGCAAAAGTAACAAGCCCTTCTACTATTCCAATAGCAAGGTGAATGGGCTGCATTAACATTAGAAATGTATCAAACGGCAACTCTGCTTTACCCGAGAAAACCGTTTGCAGAACCACACTAAGTGAACCCAACTGAAGTCCTATAACTGCAGACAGTACTGCCCCGGTAAATAGACGTCGTACCGAGTATCCCTTTCGGATAATTAATTTATAAATCAGCGGATAGGCAATAAAACAGGTGTAGAAACCGAGATTAAAAATATTACTTCCCAACGCAAGCAAGCCGCCATCCGCAAAAAATAATGCTTGTATGGTAAGAATGGCACCTAAAGTAAGATATCCTGCATAGGGCCCCAGTAAGATAGCCAGCAGCATGCCCCCTCCCAAGTGTCCACTGGAACCGGTAGCGGGAATGGCAAAATTAATCATTTGGGCAGCAAATACAAAAGCACCCATAACCCCCATTAAAGGGATTTTTTTCTCATCTAAATTATCTTGAACCTTTTTTATCGAATAAGCTCCTACCCCTGCAGCAGCTGCCCACATGGTAACACCCACAGCCGGCGAAATCAGTGCATCCGCCATATGCATCATAAATCCCTCCCGCGAAGATTAGTGAAGGTTTACAGTAAATGTAAAAACCACCAAAGCTAATACACCACTTCTGTAGTGTCTCAGCCTTCGTGGCTGTGTTGATGGTTGTTAGTTATAATACGACAAACCTCCGTGTAATCGGATTATAAGCTATTCTTCCAAAATAATTTTGTGATCCACCAGTTCCATTTCTTTAATCTTGGCTTTAATAAACTTACGCTGGCCAAAGATATTCTCTAGCATGAAGCCCCCTTCATGAGGGACTAACTTATCAATTTTTTCCATCAACAATTCTTCCTTGCCGTTTTTTAGCAGATAAGCATTTGCTTCACACATTTATTTCTCCCCCTCAATTAGCTGCTTAAGTCTTTTAACTGCTGCTTCTATCTGATGCGGCAGCGGTTCATCCGCCACACTGACAATTTCCAACCTAGACCTGTTAATGGGCAGCAAAATTTTAGTGGCCTGGGACTCACCAATCGATTGAGACATCTTAGGAGTTAGCTCTCCCAGCATGGCGTTGGCCGCAAGAATCGCCACCGAGCCCATAATTACATCAACTTTTGGCGCAGTATAACAAATAGCATTCTCACCGGTGGCACCTTCATTGGCACCCGCTTTTAGCATTTGTGCAGTTGCCAAGGCATTAGTGCCCAAGGCTATTATCTCCACCCGGTGCACGAAGCTGCTGCGAATCTTTTCAACAATGTGTTTACCGATACCGCCGCCTTGCCCATCAATAACCGCAATTCTCATGATTTGCTCCTTATCTAACAAACATAGTAAGCAACTTATACTTTCTGGTTAATTAAACAAACCATGAGGATGCCCGGCTCCCTGCCGCAACGACCTTCATGGTCCAAGTAACAAATGCAATATTAAAACCTCAACATTTTGCAATCTTCCTGATTGCTCTTGCTTTGATTTTATAACAAATAACCATACAATTCAAGCTAGTCTAATAAATTTATCACAATAAAACATTCTATTCTCTAAAGATAAGTTATTTGCATTCGTTATTATTTAAATTAAGCAGCGCCGTAGTTAATCCCCCTATTTGAGCACCCGTATATATTAGCAATTCCCGGGCAGTGTTCATGCTCTCCAAGCTGGTGATGGGACCTTTACAAATAGAGAATACTGCATCTATTCCCAACACCGGCGCCTCTTTCCACATATCTACACTTCCGGCCACAACAACTACAGGGATGTTTTTTTGTTTGGCCCTGGATGCCAATCCGGCAGCTACCTTTCCCGATGCTGTCTGAGCATCGAACCTTCCTTCACCGGTGACAACCAAATCTACCTTTTCTAATACGCGATTTATCTCTAGCGTGTCCATGACCAGTTCTATTCCCTTTACCAATTGGGCATTAGTAAATGCTATTAATCCAGCGCCCAGACCCCCGGCAGCGCCGGCCCCAGGAACTTCAGCCACATCCTGGCCAAGCTCTGATCTAATCACCTCGGCCCAATGGCGTAAATTAATATCAAGAGATTCAACCAACTCAGGTTCCGCACCTTTTTGAGGAGCATAAATATAGGCTGCTCCTCGCTGCCCGAACAACGGATTGTTCACGTCACAGGCCACCTTGATCTTAGTGTTCTTTAACCCGGGGTGCAGGTTCGATATATCAATGTTGACTGCTTTAGATAATTCTCTGCCGCCATAGCCTAATTCATGCCCATCTAAGTCCCGCACAGATACTCCTAAGGCCTGAGCCATACCCAGACCACCGTCATTGGTGGCACTGCCGCCGATGCCAACGATAATTTCCTGACACCCCTTGTTTATGGCCTCGGCAATTAGCTGCCCTGTACCAAAAGTGGTAGTGACCGCCGGATTTCTCGATGCTTCAGGAACCAACATTAAGCCAGAAGCTGACGCCATTTCTATCACTGCCGTAGTATTATCTCCCAAAATGGCCCATTGCGCCATAATAGTGTCCCCCAACGGACCAATTACTTCCGTTTTTAACTTACGCCCACCGGTGGCACTAACCAATGCATCAACAGTCCCTTCACCACCATCAGCCATCGGCATTGCCAAAACATTAATATCGGGATATTGAGATAATCCCGAAGCTATAGCTTCAGCCACATCAACTGCCGCTAAACAATCCTTAAAAGAATCGGGTGCTACAAGAATGGTCAGTTTCAAAAATGTTCACCCCCACTATAGTATAGTAGTTTCTCGGAAAGTCTCAAGTCAGTTATACCGGGTTACAACAAGCTGGTAATAACTGGTTCACCCCCACTCAACCCAACAACTTCACATAGCAAAAATAAGCGGCATAGCAAGATATGATGAGGTATTGTGACACAATTATCTGTATTTCTAAAAAAACAGTCTAAATGCTACTTGACAAACGTAATTTCGTCCCACAATCGAGATAGAGGTAATTTTTTCCTCTAATCGACTAATGTTGGAGGCGATTTTTTGTTAGGTTATTGGCGTACACATGTCGAGTACCAGGATTGGCTGAAATCTGAACTTGTTTCTTTAACGGTGACGCATGAAGCTAATATTCGTTTTTATGCTCCGCTCATTGAGAAGGTCTATATATTTAACCTTGACCCGGTTAAAAAGGTCATTGCTAAGCTTTATTCTCCTCTGGGAAGACCAGCTAAAAATCAACCTGAACTTCTTAGGGCTTTGGTGGTAATGCTTCATTGCCAGATTCATGACCCTACTAAGTTTGTTGATAAGTTGAGGGCTTCTCCTGTTCTTAGGGCCATTTGCGGGTTTGAAAAGGGCGAAACCCCTGGTGTTGGTACTTTTTATGACTTGTTGGAACGTTTATGGCTTCTAGATAATCCGCAAAAGGCTATCCGAAAACCAAAATCCAAAGGGAGAAAACGTCCTAAGTCTGGGAAAAAGTTACCTGCTAAGCATCCTGGTATTGTTAAAAGATTAGTTGATAGGGCTCTTAAAGGGCAGGTCATTGAGAAAAGGCCAGAAAGTATCTTGCAGAAAATTTTAAAAGAGTGTGCCGTTTTACCATCATCCAAGTTAGGTCTTCTTGGTAATCCCAACAAACTGGCTATTGCCGGTGACGGAGCCCCACTCCTTACCGGTGCCACTCCCTACGGTAAAAGAATCTGTGATTGCCCCTCTAAAGGCATTTACCGCTGCAAGTGCAAACGTGTCTTTACTGACCCGGATGCTAATTGGGGTTGGGATAGTTACCATGACCAATGGTTTTACGGTCACACCCTGTACTCTATTACTTCAGCGGATAGTAAAAATGACCTGCCGCTTTATCTGCGTTTGGTACAGGGGTCTAGAAATGATAGTGTTACTTTTGTTGTTTCTTGGGCTGAATTGCTTCACCTCTATCCTGATTTTAAGTTTTCTAAAGCCCTTTTGGATGCTGCTCATGATGTTTATGATATTTACCGTCTGCTGCATGCTAATGAAACCGAACCTTTTATTGACCTTAACAATAGGGCTAAAGGAAACAATACATTTCCTGGGCCTATTAACGTTGATGAAAATGGTGTCCCTATCTGCCTTGAAGGTTTACCGATGCTTAACTGGGGTTTTAGCAACGATAGATGCCGCATTAAGTGGCGCTGCCCTCATCACAAGGATAGTAGCAAGTGTTCTAAAAAACATGAATGTTCTCCTAGTGCGTACGGCCGGGTGGTTTACACTAAACCCATTTGGGA is part of the Metallumcola ferriviriculae genome and harbors:
- a CDS encoding DUF3842 family protein translates to MRIAVIDGQGGGIGKHIVEKIRSSFVHRVEIIALGTNALATAQMLKAGANEGATGENAICYTAPKVDVIMGSVAILAANAMLGELTPKMSQSIGESQATKILLPINRSRLEIVSVADEPLPHQIEAAVKRLKQLIEGEK
- a CDS encoding glycerate kinase, which encodes MKLTILVAPDSFKDCLAAVDVAEAIASGLSQYPDINVLAMPMADGGEGTVDALVSATGGRKLKTEVIGPLGDTIMAQWAILGDNTTAVIEMASASGLMLVPEASRNPAVTTTFGTGQLIAEAINKGCQEIIVGIGGSATNDGGLGMAQALGVSVRDLDGHELGYGGRELSKAVNIDISNLHPGLKNTKIKVACDVNNPLFGQRGAAYIYAPQKGAEPELVESLDINLRHWAEVIRSELGQDVAEVPGAGAAGGLGAGLIAFTNAQLVKGIELVMDTLEINRVLEKVDLVVTGEGRFDAQTASGKVAAGLASRAKQKNIPVVVVAGSVDMWKEAPVLGIDAVFSICKGPITSLESMNTARELLIYTGAQIGGLTTALLNLNNNECK
- a CDS encoding energy-coupling factor ABC transporter permease, whose protein sequence is MHMADALISPAVGVTMWAAAAGVGAYSIKKVQDNLDEKKIPLMGVMGAFVFAAQMINFAIPATGSSGHLGGGMLLAILLGPYAGYLTLGAILTIQALFFADGGLLALGSNIFNLGFYTCFIAYPLIYKLIIRKGYSVRRLFTGAVLSAVIGLQLGSLSVVLQTVFSGKAELPFDTFLMLMQPIHLAIGIVEGLVTFAVVSYIWRERPEIIEKAAAGKKLGVVSIKKVILIIAVITLITAGILSGFASTHPDGLEWSIFKASGKEGFEAQGGIYQVLAAIQEKTAIFPDYSVKKQDGHGATTAKQGSGQLNQKPETETGVPGLLGGIMILLLAGLMGFVIYFIKKIKMTNKNL
- a CDS encoding transposase, giving the protein MLGYWRTHVEYQDWLKSELVSLTVTHEANIRFYAPLIEKVYIFNLDPVKKVIAKLYSPLGRPAKNQPELLRALVVMLHCQIHDPTKFVDKLRASPVLRAICGFEKGETPGVGTFYDLLERLWLLDNPQKAIRKPKSKGRKRPKSGKKLPAKHPGIVKRLVDRALKGQVIEKRPESILQKILKECAVLPSSKLGLLGNPNKLAIAGDGAPLLTGATPYGKRICDCPSKGIYRCKCKRVFTDPDANWGWDSYHDQWFYGHTLYSITSADSKNDLPLYLRLVQGSRNDSVTFVVSWAELLHLYPDFKFSKALLDAAHDVYDIYRLLHANETEPFIDLNNRAKGNNTFPGPINVDENGVPICLEGLPMLNWGFSNDRCRIKWRCPHHKDSSKCSKKHECSPSAYGRVVYTKPIWDLRLFTPTPRNSKAWKHVYARRTTVERTFKRILVDYKIELANARTKKRWFWQATLAAINQHLDAQVAVVKPNILEKIGLETFSKSA
- a CDS encoding CooT family nickel-binding protein yields the protein MCEANAYLLKNGKEELLMEKIDKLVPHEGGFMLENIFGQRKFIKAKIKEMELVDHKIILEE